A stretch of the Perca flavescens isolate YP-PL-M2 chromosome 10, PFLA_1.0, whole genome shotgun sequence genome encodes the following:
- the atg2a gene encoding autophagy-related protein 2 homolog A: MSRWLFPWSGSIKKRACRYLLQHYLGHFLQERLSLDQLGLDLYNGSGVIKEINLDVWAVNELLESLGAPLEIVDGFVSSIAVTIPWQALLTDHCTLEVSGLQITCRPKYRTSGGWDSQGWSSSMTSSMQLAQECLKDPPEASEEPPAQLEGLEMFAQTIETVLRRIKVTFIDTIVRIEHQPLDLETGVALEVHIKRLEYFDEAVRDPASQTAVPVDIHQPPAFLHKILQLSAVQLFYDSTGTVQGPHEEQRPESATASEVEEEEEEEEDEEVEGEDEQEEEDDDEEEEEEEEAKPLTSPPCPASQPLLIGSCSGFIETTVKIKQNDMLPGPKLELDGKVGCVHLLLSPDQITHLTDLLAALCIDTETETKCGGAFSRPLDSDDLRLIEEDLGKQLGSSPRDEDWDTEPDLEPYITGLENGEMFFSMGPTGMTSSMTSVRSGSELSDSDMESSTHSLASFTQPAPLSAQGMMNCPRRYPAGSLSSLPQARGRTRGRSHSGQAEQLKPDALLRLTLGGLTLTLLQEDPPSKPDGASSLAQVSQMFFQELAFFKDSMFSERDFHHLRGGFAKACPHSHLRVTGAAVQVACEMRSGTRHSRAMTSDLSFSRLELLECLWEDGKPQYSELLQFQKAGLFTVGAAARPCAQLHYGLTEKHLRKGKQRVVRRDSVVWVELAELSAELDLDIISRLGNLSKAFSHCPTQTAGPGLMQTQSSELCSSFTLLSPHAILRLRFPIPDLRPLPKRRPPTQRAVRQETLVLELTELELKHQEAPDLQAEQTAPGQPWAPCLTQLLEASFSDLHGSYEGWEGGSFPCIRVKKNRDSPPRISVRVRGGEIQGPAAGLGGMNLIRDLGAAFFESHCELNDKTSSPFSSNRTMFETEEMVIPADPEEMRQFQAQCVAQCQCAVDINLPLAYVLLPSKQAFQSFYNRINNDLLMWEPPPPSANSPDHSRHHHDEFQLCKSAFRLDSDSEDDDPQFYLASDSSGKTQQSAPRPNHNLSLLSLTVIIGKGRLQARTDKKEDQSHGEIVLDLEGGKIFSVAQHQNDPNLNFLCLESRRVELYHQAVVKDTPIPQRLEMPNFTPPTHLDPTIYPTEVGVSSVGGKEGELQMLSTAIKITLDPQRSVKEFLVALRLQGATMRHYVTQTNHSWHEQLVDFLDVVDDPILGYTAPAVITVLHTHLATCAVDYRPLYLPLRMLFTAESFSLSSNIIVDTATFHLRFILDDSALYLSDKCESDTVDLRRDYVCVLDVDLLELAITTWKGSNTGKLSQPLFELRCSNNVVHLHTCADSCAALVNLLQYLVSQGDLHPPPRHTSPTEIAGQKLPLSESPASVLPCPPAETAEINQYDLADALIDTEKSHQEESLDPGSPSMPRGSPVSVYLFPGEAQKRSPSVLQGEDSELDGLVATAMEAQADMMSEEGSEGSSENDDFCILEAPGMGISPRDGEPVVTVLSQGPIRVKESHFSRPRGSSDLLRAPSRFPVPQSRVVLREISVVWHLYGGKDFGSKPMSIHAQHTNRGRSVPTGVRGSPSRSVAPSRPQNSWRWAGGSGRQHALLMEIQLTKVSFQHESYSVAAAGQDGEGSVAVGVGPGGEQPLSRQVFIVQELEVRDRLASSQINKFLYLYTSESMPRRAHSNMLTVKALQVCPESGLGGPECCLRVSLLPLRLNVDQDALFFLKDFFSNLASFVNPYLPVDPATEVKADPYQKASEEAESAAGLGPDLTASVETTFSEQSSSSAGSTSSSDQPIYFREFRFTSEVPIWLDYQGKHVAIEQGTFAGILIGLAQLNCSELKLKRLCCRHGLLGVDKVIQYAVTEWLTDIRKNQLPGILGGVGPMHSVVQLFHGVRDLFWLPIEQYRKDGRIIRGLQRGAASFGTSTASAALELSNRLVQAIQATAETVYDILSPTPPLNRFAITEGRAPSNRPRRAAQPADLREGVAKAYDTVREGVIDTAQTLCDVASRGHEQKGLPGAVGGVLRQIPPTVVRPLIVASEATSNLLGGMRNQIKPDARKEDFLKWRTDDGQE; the protein is encoded by the exons ATGTCTCGCTGGCTTTTCCCCTGGTCAGGCTCAATCAAGAAGCGGGCCTGTCGGTACCTCTTACAGCATTACCTCGGTCACTTTCTGCAGGAACGACTGAGCTTGGACCAGCTGGGCTTGGACCTCTACAACGGCAGCGGTGTCATCAAGGAAATCAACCTCGATGTCTGG GCGGTCAATGAGCTTTTGGAGTCTCTTGGAGCTCCTCTGGAGATAGTGGATGGCTTTGTGAGCAGCATAGCAGTGACCATCCCCTGGCAAGCTCTCCTGACTGATCACTGCACCTTAGAAGTTTCTGGTCTTCAGATAACATGTCGACCCAAGTACCGGACCA GTGGGGGTTGGGACTCCCAAGGCTGGTCATCAAGCATGACCTCCAGCATGCAGCTGGCTCAAGAGTGCCTGAAGGACCCCCCGGAGGCGTCCGAGGAGCCACCTGCCCAGCTGGAGGGGCTTGAGATGTTTGCACAAACCATTGAGACGG TCCTTCGGCGTATTAAAGTCACCTTCATAGACACTATCGTTCGCATAGAACACCAGCCCCTGGACCTGGAAACAGGCGTTGCCTTAGAGGTGCACATTAAACG GCTGGAATACTTTGACGAGGCGGTGCGAGATCCAGCCAGCCAGACTGCCGTGCCTGTCGACATCCACCAGCCGCCCGCCTTCCTGCACAAGATCCTCCAGCTGAGCGCGGTTCAGCTGTTTTACGACAGCACTGGCACAGTTCAG GGGCCTCATGAAGAGCAACGTCCTGAATCAGCCACAGCAAGTGAagtagaagaggaggaggaggaagaggaggatgaggaggtggaaggggaggacgaacaagaagaagaagatgatgatgaggaggaggaagaggaagaagaggcaaAGCCCCTAACATCCCCTCCCTGTCCTGCATCTCAGCCACTGCTCATTGGAAGCTGCTCCGGTTTCATTGAGACCACTGTCAAGATCAAACAGAACGACATGTTGCCTGGACCAaag TTGGAGTTGGATGGGAAGGTGGGCTGTGTCCACTTGCTGCTGTCTCCAGATCAAATAACCCATCTGACGGACCTGCTGGCAGCCCTTTGCATAGACACTG AGACAGAGACTAAGTGTGGTGGAGCATTCAGTCGTCCGTTAGACTCAGATGACCTGCGTTTGATTGAGGAGGACCTCGGTAAGCAGCTAGGCTCCAGTCCCAGAGATGAGGATTGGGATACTGAGCCCGACCTAGAGCCCTACATTACCGGCCTGGAAAATGGAG AAATGTTTTTCTCCATGGGTCCCACTGGAATGACCAGTAGCATGACGTCTGTGCGCTCCGGCAGCGAGTTGTCAGACAGTGATATGGAGTCCTCCACACACAGTTTGGCTAGCTTCACACAGCCTGCACCATTGTCTGCAcag GGCATGATGAACTGTCCCAGGAGGTATCCTGCAGGCAGTTTGTCGAGTCTACCACAGGCAAGGGGCCGGACCAGAG GACGCTCGCACAGCGGCCAGGCAGAGCAGCTGAAGCCCGATGCTTTGTTGCGTCTGACTCTCGGTGGGCTCACCCTAACCCTGCTGCAGGAGGACCCACCCTCTAAGCCAGACGGAGCCTCGTCATTGGCTCAGGTGTCTCAGATGTTCTTCCAGGAGCTGGCTTTCTTCAAGGACAGCATGTTTAGTGAGAGAGACTTCCACCATCTGAGAGGCGGCTTTGCCAAGGCCTGCCCACACTCCCATCTCAG AGTGACAGGAGCAGCAGTGCAGGTTGCTTGTGAGATGCGGAGCGGGACACGCCACAGTCGGGCCATGACCTCGGACCTTTCCTTCAGCAGATTGGAGCTGTTAGAGTGCCTCTGGGAGGACGGAAAGCCTCAGTACAGCGAG TTGCTTCAGTTCCAGAAAGCTGGTCTGTTCACAGTTGGAGCTGCAGCCAGACCGTGTGCCCAACTACACTACGGCCTCACTGAAAAACACCTGCGTAAA ggtaaACAGCGGGTGGTGCGGCGGGACAGTGTAGTGTGGGTGGAGCTGGCAGAGCTGAGCGCCGAGCTGGACCTGGACATCATCAGTCGCTTGGGGAACCTGAGCAAAGCCTTCAGCCACTGTCCCACACAGACTGCCGGACCTGGACTTATGCAG ACCCAGAGCAGTGAGCTGTGCTCCTCCTTCACCCTTCTCTCCCCCCACGCCATTCTCAGGCTTCGTTTCCCCATACCCGACCTGCGGCCTCTCCCTAAGCGTCGACCTCCGACCCAGAGGGCAGTGCGGCAGGAGACCCTGGTGCTGGAGCTGACGGAGCTGGAGCTGAAGCACCAGGAGGCCCCGGACCTCCAGGCCGAGCAGACTGCCCCGGGACAGCCGTGGGCTCCCTGCCTCACTCAGCTGCTGGAGGCCTCCTTCTCCGACCTGCACG GGTCATACGAGGGCTGGGAGGGCGGCTCTTTCCCCTGTATCAGAGTGAAGAAGAACCGTGACTCTCCGCCGAG GATATCAGTACGTGTGCGTGGAGGTGAGATTCAGGGCCCGGCAGCAGGTCTGGGTGGGATGAACCTCATCAGGGACTTGGGGGCTGCCTTCTTTGAAAGTCACTGTGAACTCAACGACAAAACCAGCTCCCCATTTTCCTCCAACCGCACCATGTTTGAGACTGAGGAG ATGGTGATTCCAGCCGACCCCGAGGAGATGCGTCAGTTTCAGGCACAGTGTGTCGCTCAGTGTCAGTGTGCGGTGGACATCAACCTGCCGCTGGCCTATGTCCTCCTGCCCAGCAAACAGGCCTTCCAGAGCTTCTACAACAG GATCAATAATGATCTGTTGATGTGGGAGCCTCCTCCCCCCTCAGCCAACAGCCCCGACCATAGCCGCCATCACCACGATGAGTTCCAGCTCTGCAAGTCGGCCTTTAGACTGG ACTCTGATTCAGAAGATGACGACCCTCAGTTCTACTTGGCCAGTGATTCATCTGGAAAGACACAACAGTCAGCTCCCCGGCCCAACCACAACCTCAGCCTCCTCTCCCTCACTGTGATTATCGGCAAAGGTCGTCTCCAAGCCAGAACAGACAAGAAG GAGGACCAGAGTCATGGCGAAATTGTGCTCGACCTGGAAGGGGGGAAGATATTCAGTGTGGCACAGCACCAGAACGACCCCAATCTCAATTTCCTGTGTCTAGAGAGCAGACGAGTGGAACTCTACCATCAAG CGGTGGTGAAAGACACCCCTATCCCACAGCGGTTGGAGATGCCCAACTTCACTCCCCCAACACACTTGGACCCTACCATTTACCCCACAGAGGTGGGTGTGAGCAGCGTTGGTGGCAAAGAGGGGGAGTTACAGATGTTGTCCACAGCCATCAAAATCACACTGGACCCACAGAGGAGTGTTAAG GAGTTCCTAGTTGCCCTTCGACTTCAAGGTGCCACCATGCGACATTACGTGACGCAGACTAATCACAGCTGGCATGAGCAG CTGGTTGACTTCCTGGATGTCGTTGATGATCCCATTCTGGGATACACAGCACCTGCAGTCATCACTGTCCTCCACACACACCTCGCTACCTGTGCCGTCGACTACAG ACCTCTGTATCTACCACTGCGCATGTTGTTCACAGCAGAGTCCTTCTCTCTGTCAAGTAATATCATTGTTGACACTGCCACCTTCCACCTCAG ATTCATCCTGGATGACTCTGCTCTCTACCTCTCTGACAAATGTGAGAGCGACACCGTGGACTTGAGGAGAG ACTATGTGTGTGTTCTGGACGTTGACCTGCTGGAGCTCGCCATCACCACCTGGAAAGGCAGCAATACGGGCAAGCTG TCTCAGCCTCTCTTTGAGCTCCGTTGCTCCAACAATGTGGTTCACCTTCATACCTGTGCTGATTCCTGCGCTGCCCTGGTCAATCTGCTGCAGTACCTGGTCTCCCAGGGTGACCTGCACCCTCCACCACGACACACCTCACCCACTGAAATCGCTGGTCAGAAATTACCA CTGTCAGAAAGTCCTGCGTCAGTGCTTCCCTGCCCTCCAGCTGAAACCGCTGAGATCAACCAGTATGACCTGGCTGATGCCTTAATTGACACAGAGAAGAGCCACCAAGAAGAGAGTTTAGATCCAG GTTCACCCTCCATGCCGAGGGGCTCGCCTGTCTCTGTATACCTGTTTCCAGGTGAAGCTCAGAAGCGCAGCCCCTCCGTCCTGCAGGGTGAGGACTCTGAGCTTGATGGACTGGTTGCCACAGCAATGGAGGCACAGGCAGATATGATGTCAGAGGAAGGCTCCGAGGGCTCCAGCGAAAATGACGACTTTTGCATCTTGGAGGCTCCCGGGATGGGCATTTCT CCCAGGGACGGGGAGCCCGTGGTGACAGTGTTGTCTCAGGGCCCCATCAGGGTGAAGGAGAGTCACTTCTCCAGGCCACGAGGCAGCTCAGACCTGCTCAGAGCCCCCAGCCGTTTCCCGGTGCCCCAGAGCAGGGTGGTGCTGCGGGAGATCTCTGTGGTCTGGCATCTCTACGGGGGCAAGGACTTTGGCAGCAAGCCCATGTCCATACATGCCCAGCACACAAACAg AGGTCGTTCCGTCCCCACTGGTGTTCGTGGGTCCCCGTCTCGCTCTGTTGCTCCCTCTCGTCCCCAGAACTCCTGGCGCTGGGCCGGAGGCAGCGGGCGTCAGCACGCACTGCTGATGGAGATCCAGCTcaccaag GTGTCCTTCCAGCATGAGTCCTACTCGGTGGCAGCAGCTGGGCAGGATGGGGAGGGGTCAGTGGCGGTCGGGGTTGGTCCCGGTGGCGAGCAGCCACTCTCCAGGCAGGTGTTCATTGTCCAGGAGCTGGAGGTTCGAGACCGACTGGCCTCCTCACAAATCAACAAATTCCTCTACCTCTACACCAGCGAGAGCATGCCTCGCCGAGCCCACTCCAACATG CTGACAGTGAAGGCTCTGCAGGTGTGTCCAGAGTCTGGCCTCGGTGGACCAGAGTGCTGTCTTCGAGTCAGCCTGCTGCCTCTACGACTAAACGTCGACCAG GACGCATTGTTTTTCCTGAAGGACTTTTTCAGCAATTTGGCTTCCTTTGTTAACCCTTACCTGCCTGTGGACCCTGCAACTGAAG TGAAGGCAGACCCCTACCAGAAGGCCTCTGAGGAGGCGGAGTCAGCCGCTGGTCTGGGACCTGACCTCACAGCTTCTGTGGAAACTACCTTCAGCGAGCAGAGCTCCTCCTCTGCTggctccacctcctcctccgacCAGCCAATCTACTTCCG GGAGTTCCGATTCACCTCTGAAGTGCCTATTTGGCTGGACTATCAGGGCAAGCATGTCGCCATTGAACAG GGAACGTTTGCAGGGATTCTGATCGGTCTGGCCCAGTTAAACTGTTCTGAGTTGAAGCTGAAGAGGCTCTGCTGCAGACACGG TCTCCTCGGTGTGGACAAAGTGATCCAGTATGCCGTCACAGAGTGGCTGACGGACATCAGGAAGAATCAGCTGCCGGGCATTCTGGGAGGTGTTGGCCCCATGCACTCGGTTGTCCAGCTGT TCCATGGAGTGAGGGATCTGTTCTGGTTGCCCATAGAGCAGTACAGGAAGGATGGACGCATTATTAGAGGTCTCCAGAGGGGGGCAGCATCCTTTGGCACCTCCACAGCATCAGCTGCTCTGGAGCTCAGCAACAGGCTGGTGCAGGCCATACAG GCCACAGCAGAGACGGTGTACGACATCCTGTCTCCAACTCCACCCCTGAACCGCTTTGCCATCACAGAAGGCCGGGCCCCCTCAAACCGGCCCCGCAGAGCTGCTCAGCCTGCAGACCTCCGAGAAGGTGTAGCCAAGGCTTACGACACCGTCAGAGAG GGAGTGATTGACACAGCTCAGACCTTGTGCGATGTAGCATCCCGCGGCCACGAACAGAAGGGTCTACCCGGCGCTGTGGGCGGTGTCCTGCGGCAGATCCCACCCACTGTGGTCCGACCCTTAATAGTGGCCTCTGAAGCCACTTCCAATCTGCTCGGGGGCATGCGGAACCAGATCAAACCAGACGCCCGGAAGGAAGATTTCCTGAAGTGGCGCACGGATGATGGCCAAGAATGA
- the trmt112 gene encoding multifunctional methyltransferase subunit TRM112-like protein isoform X1, whose amino-acid sequence MKLLTHNMLTSHVKGVTKGYPLLIKQATEVKVNEVDFNPQFVTRMIPKLEWSALVQAAEELGQRQDLPDELVPEYENNEEFLKKVHRVLLEVEVIEGCLRCPESGREFPISRGIPNMLLNEDEV is encoded by the exons ATGAAGCTGCTCACGCACAACATGTTGACGTCCCACGTGAAGGGAGTCACTAAAGGATACCCGCTGCTCATCAAG CAGGCAACTGAGGTGAAGGTGAACGAGGTGGACTTCAACCCTCAGTTTGTCACCCGCATGATCCCCAAACTGGAGTGGAGCGCTCTGGTCCAGGCTGCAGAGGAG TTGGGTCAACGGCAAGACCTGCCTGATGAGCTGGTACCGGAATATGAGAACAATGAAGAGTTCCTGAAGAAAGTGCACAGAGTGCTATTAGAG gtggAGGTGATAGAGGGCTGTCTGCGGTGCCCTGAATCAGGACGAGAGTTCCCGATCTCCAGAGGAATCCCCAACATGCTGCTGAACGAGGACGAGGTGTAG
- the trmt112 gene encoding multifunctional methyltransferase subunit TRM112-like protein isoform X2, with product MKLLTHNMLTSHVKGVTKGYPLLIKATEVKVNEVDFNPQFVTRMIPKLEWSALVQAAEELGQRQDLPDELVPEYENNEEFLKKVHRVLLEVEVIEGCLRCPESGREFPISRGIPNMLLNEDEV from the exons ATGAAGCTGCTCACGCACAACATGTTGACGTCCCACGTGAAGGGAGTCACTAAAGGATACCCGCTGCTCATCAAG GCAACTGAGGTGAAGGTGAACGAGGTGGACTTCAACCCTCAGTTTGTCACCCGCATGATCCCCAAACTGGAGTGGAGCGCTCTGGTCCAGGCTGCAGAGGAG TTGGGTCAACGGCAAGACCTGCCTGATGAGCTGGTACCGGAATATGAGAACAATGAAGAGTTCCTGAAGAAAGTGCACAGAGTGCTATTAGAG gtggAGGTGATAGAGGGCTGTCTGCGGTGCCCTGAATCAGGACGAGAGTTCCCGATCTCCAGAGGAATCCCCAACATGCTGCTGAACGAGGACGAGGTGTAG